Genomic segment of Sulfitobacter faviae:
GCTTTAACGTCCATGAAGGGGAGATTCTCGCCCTGCTCGGCCGCAACGGGGCCGGCAAAACCTCGACCCTGCGGGCCATCGCGCGGGTGAGCGACCCAGAGTTGAAACGCGGCGAGGTCTGGCTTGACCATCAGCCGCTGCACAATATGGCCAGCCACCAAGCCTCTGCCGCGGGGCTGGCACTGGTGCCCGAAGACCGGCGCATCATTTCCGGCCTCACGGTCGAAGAGAACCTCAAACTCGCCCAGATCGCCCCGCCCATCGGCTGGTCGCTCGACCGGCTCTATGACCTCTTCCCGCGCCTGCGCGAGCGGCGCCATCAAGAGGGGGTGACCCTCTCGGGCGGGGAGCAGCAGATGCTCGCCATCGCACGCGCTTTGGCCCGGGACATCAAGGTGTTGCTGCTCGATGAACCCTATGAAGGGCTGGCGCCGGTGATCGTGGATGAGATCGAAAAGACGCTGGGGCTGATCAAGGCGCAGGGCATCACCACGATTCTGGTCGAACAAAACGCGGTGCGGGCGCTGAAACTGGCCGACCGGGCGGTGATCCTCGACACCGGCGGCGTGGTCTTTGACGGCACCGCCGCCGAGGTGCTCGACAATGCGGAACTGCGCGCAGAATACCTCGCGATCTGACCTAAGGTCACTCAGGTCCGGCGCGCGCGGCTGAGGCCCAGCCTCATTCTCGCGCCCCGGACCGCTTTGCGCGACAAAAAACCGATCCTACCCCCTAGACAACAGTTGGCTTTTCATGGCTTTGCCCATGCCCTATAAGCGTGCCAATCAATCGCGCAGCGACGGGCCGCAGGCCTGCCGAAATCTTCGAGGATCCAATGACAAACAAAACCCATGACGCTGACGTGGCCTTCATCAAGGCCCTCGCCGAGCTGCTGAATGAAAACGACCTGACCGAGCTTCAGGTGAAACGCGACTATGCCGAGGATGACAGCCTGAACGTGCGCGTCAGCCGCAAGCCCCCGCAGCAGGTCATGGCCGCCCCCAGCAACAGTACCAAGCCGCCCCGGCGCCCGCCGCCGCCCCGGCGCCCGCCGCCGCCCCGGCGCCCGCCGCTGCCGCCCCCGCTGCTCCGGCCCCTGCTGCCGACGCCGATCCGGCTGATCACCCCGGCGCCGTGACCTCGCCCATGGTCGGCACCGTGTATCTTCAGGCCGAGCCGGGCGCGCCGGCGTTCATCTCCGTGGGGGCCTCGGTCTCCGAAGGTGACACGCTTCTGATCGTCGAGGCGATGAAGACCATGAACCACATCCCCGCCCCCCGCGCCGGCACCGTCAAGCGCATCCTCGTCGGCGACGGCGATGCCGTGGAATTCGGCGCGCCGCTGGTGATCCTGGAATAAGGGCCGGACATGTTCAGCAAAATCCTAGTCGCCAACCGGGGAGAGATCGCGCTGCGCGTCATCCGCGCGGCCCGCGAGATGGGCATCCAGACCGTCGCGGTGCATTCCACCGCCGACAGTGACGCGATGCACGTGCGCATGGCCGACGAATCCGTCTGCATCGGCCCGCCCTCCTCGACCCAATCCTACCTCTCGATCCCCGCCATCATCGCGGCCTGCGAGATCACCGGCGCCGAGGCGATCCACCCCGGCTACGGCTTCCTGTCCGAGAACGCGAATTTCGTGCAGGTGATCGAGGATCACGGGCTCACCTTCATCGGCCCCACCGCCGAGCATATCCGCGTCATGGGCGACAAGATCACCGCCAAGGACACGATGAAAAAGCTCGGCGTGCCCTGCGTGCCCGGCTCCGACGGCGGCGTGACCTCGCTGGAAGACGCCAAGCGCATCGGTGAGGAAATCGGCTATCCGGTCATCATCAAGGCGACCGCCGGTGGCGGCGGCAAGGGCATGAAAGTGGCCCAGACCGCAGCCGACATGGAGAAAGCCTTCCAGACCGCGCGGGCCGAGGGCAAGTCAAACTTCGGCAACGACGAAGTCTACATAGAGAAATACCTCACCACGCCGCGCCACATCGAAATTCAGGTCTTTGGCGACGGCAAGGGCAATGCCGTGCATCTGGGCGAGCGGGACTGTTCGCTGCAGCGCCGCCACCAAAAGGTCTTCGAAGAGGCCCCCGGCCCGTCGATCACCGCCGAGGAACGCGCCCGCATCGGCAAGACCTGCGCCGACGCCGTGGCCAACATCAACTACATCGGTGCCGGCACGATCGAGTTCCTTTACGAGAACGGCGAGTTCTACTTCATCGAGATGAACACCCGTCTGCAGGTGGAACACCCGGTGACCGAAGCGATCTTTGGCGTCGATCTGGTGCGCGAGCAGATTCGCGTGGCCGAAGGCCTGCCGATGTCCTTCACGCAAGATGATTTGCAGATCAACGGCCATGCCATCGAGGTGCGCATCAACGCCGAGAAACTGCCGAATTTCGCGCCCTGCCCGGGCAAGATTACGCAGTATCACGCCCCCGGCGGGCTTGGCGTGCGGATGGATTCGGCGCTGTATGACGGCTATTCGATCCCGCCCTTCTACGACAGTCTGATCGGCAAGCTCATCGTGCATGGCCGCGACCGTCCCGAGGCGCTGGCCCGTCTGGGGCGCGCTCTGGGTGAGTTGATCGTGGACGGTGTCGATACCACCGTGCCACTCTTCCACGCCCTGCTGGCCGAAGAAGACATCCAATCGGGCGGCTACAACATCCACTGGCTTGAGCATTGGCTGGAAACCAACCTCGGCGACGGCTGACATGACATGTCGGATCTGACGCCCGAGATCCTGCTCCACGGCTATTCCATCGGGATTTTCCCCATGGCGGAACACCGCGACGACCCGGAAATTTTCTGGGTCGATCCGCGGCGCCGTGGGGTGATGCCGCTCAATGGTTTCCACATCTCACGCTCTCTGGCCCGCGCCATTCGGCGCAGCCCCTTTCACCATACGATCAACCGTGATTTCCAAGCTGTCGTGGCCGGTTGCGCCGACCGCGAAGACACATGGATCAATGCCGAGATCACCGCACTTTACACCGCACTGCACCGCGCGGGCTATGCCCATTCGCTTGAGGTTTGGGACGGTGACGCGCTGGTGGGCGGCGTCTACGGAGTGACGCTTGGGCGCGCGTTCTTTGGCGAAAGCATGTTTTCGCGCCGGACCAATGCGTCAAAAATGGCGCTGGCGGCGCTGGTAGATCGGCTGCGCCGCGCGGGGTTCACCCTGTTCGATACGCAGTTTCTCACCGATCACCTCGCCTCTCTCGGGGCGGTGGAGATTTCGCGGGCAGAATATCACGCGCAGCTCGATGTGGCGAAACGCGGCAATGCGCGGTTCAACGCGCCTGAGTTGGACAGCCTTCAGGACGTGCTGCAGCGCATGACCCAGATGTCATAGCGAAAATGCTCCAGCGCGTGCAGCGCGGGGCCGAGGCGATCATCCAACCGGAAAACAAGGCGCTGTTGCTGCCCTCTTCGGTAATCTCAAGCGCGGCATAGGCATTGGCCGCCGGATCCCCCGCGGGATAGCGGCAATCGACCATGGTGATCTGCAAATTGCCCAAGGTCAGGCGGTCACCCTTAGCGATCACCAGATCGGTCGTGTCGCCTGAAATCTTGTCCAAGGCACGCAACACGCCGCCCGAGGCACTGGCGACCTGCCCGCCCTCTTGAGCGTGAAGCGGCGCGGCCAGAACAAGCGCGGCCAAGAGAAGCTTTTTCATGGGTCCACCCGGATTGCGTGAGCTTTGGGGCCGCGCGAAAGGCGCGGCCAACCGATCATTCAGGCTGCCAGGCCTCGTAATCCTTACGTTCGACAGGTTCGGCGCGGCGCAGCGACCCGGCGGGGGCATAGGCCATGGCGGTGCCGGTCCGATTCTCGACATGGGCCTTTTCCCAAGGCTTATGCGCCAGCGGCTTGTCGGTCGGCGGCTCATCCCATGTGCGGTGCAGCCAGCCATGCCAATCGGGGCTCACGCGGCTCGCCTCGGCCTCACCGTTGAAGATGACCCAGCGTTTGCTGTCATCGGCGTTGCGGTAATAGACGTTGCCCTGCGCGTCTTCGCCCACCTTGCTGCCCTTGCGCCAAGTGAAAAGCTGGGTGTTCAGCGTCTGGCCGTTCCACCACGTGACACTGCGCAGAAGTGAATTGAGAATGCCCATTGAGGTCTCCGTTCCTGTTGCCCGTTATATGCACCATGGAGGCTTTGGCGTCCAGCCTCACCGCGCAGGAGGTTCCACACGCGGCAGGATTCGTCGCCGAAAATCAGCCCTCTGCCGCCGCGCGCAGAAGAGCCGTGCATTCGATCTCAATCCGGTATTTCGGGTCGATCAGCCCACATTCGATCATCGTTGCGGCGGGTGGATGCGCGCCGAAGGCCGCGCGTAGAAGGGGCCAGCAGGCTTCGAACTCCGCCGCGTCGGGCAGCATATAGGTAACGCGCACCACATGGGCGAAATCACTTCCTGCCTCGGCCAAGGCCGCCTCGATCGTTGCTAGTGCCGCCGCGCATTGCGCTGTCACCTCTGCCCCTCACCCACGGTGCCCGAGATATGGACCATGCCTCCCGCCACCACAGCGCGGCTGTAGCCGATCTTACCCTCATAGATGCCGCCAGATGAAATGCGCCGCATAAAACCCTCCCCTGAAACGCAAAAGGGCGGACCAGATGGCCCGCCCCTATGACTTTGCCTTACGCGCTTAGCCCGCGCTGGCTGGTTCTTTGCTTTCACTGTCAGCGTGGATCATCAGCGGCTTGGCCTCGGATGAGACGGCCTCTTCGTTGAC
This window contains:
- a CDS encoding ABC transporter ATP-binding protein; this encodes MTTSTLDKNANHAQTAPAFLSVWDIHAYYGESYIVQGVSFNVHEGEILALLGRNGAGKTSTLRAIARVSDPELKRGEVWLDHQPLHNMASHQASAAGLALVPEDRRIISGLTVEENLKLAQIAPPIGWSLDRLYDLFPRLRERRHQEGVTLSGGEQQMLAIARALARDIKVLLLDEPYEGLAPVIVDEIEKTLGLIKAQGITTILVEQNAVRALKLADRAVILDTGGVVFDGTAAEVLDNAELRAEYLAI
- the accC gene encoding acetyl-CoA carboxylase biotin carboxylase subunit; protein product: MFSKILVANRGEIALRVIRAAREMGIQTVAVHSTADSDAMHVRMADESVCIGPPSSTQSYLSIPAIIAACEITGAEAIHPGYGFLSENANFVQVIEDHGLTFIGPTAEHIRVMGDKITAKDTMKKLGVPCVPGSDGGVTSLEDAKRIGEEIGYPVIIKATAGGGGKGMKVAQTAADMEKAFQTARAEGKSNFGNDEVYIEKYLTTPRHIEIQVFGDGKGNAVHLGERDCSLQRRHQKVFEEAPGPSITAEERARIGKTCADAVANINYIGAGTIEFLYENGEFYFIEMNTRLQVEHPVTEAIFGVDLVREQIRVAEGLPMSFTQDDLQINGHAIEVRINAEKLPNFAPCPGKITQYHAPGGLGVRMDSALYDGYSIPPFYDSLIGKLIVHGRDRPEALARLGRALGELIVDGVDTTVPLFHALLAEEDIQSGGYNIHWLEHWLETNLGDG
- the aat gene encoding leucyl/phenylalanyl-tRNA--protein transferase, with translation MSDLTPEILLHGYSIGIFPMAEHRDDPEIFWVDPRRRGVMPLNGFHISRSLARAIRRSPFHHTINRDFQAVVAGCADREDTWINAEITALYTALHRAGYAHSLEVWDGDALVGGVYGVTLGRAFFGESMFSRRTNASKMALAALVDRLRRAGFTLFDTQFLTDHLASLGAVEISRAEYHAQLDVAKRGNARFNAPELDSLQDVLQRMTQMS
- a CDS encoding DUF2155 domain-containing protein: MKKLLLAALVLAAPLHAQEGGQVASASGGVLRALDKISGDTTDLVIAKGDRLTLGNLQITMVDCRYPAGDPAANAYAALEITEEGSNSALFSGWMIASAPRCTRWSIFAMTSGSCAAARPEGCPTQAR
- a CDS encoding NADH:ubiquinone oxidoreductase subunit NDUFA12, whose product is MGILNSLLRSVTWWNGQTLNTQLFTWRKGSKVGEDAQGNVYYRNADDSKRWVIFNGEAEASRVSPDWHGWLHRTWDEPPTDKPLAHKPWEKAHVENRTGTAMAYAPAGSLRRAEPVERKDYEAWQPE